In Acanthopagrus latus isolate v.2019 chromosome 17, fAcaLat1.1, whole genome shotgun sequence, the following are encoded in one genomic region:
- the rab5ab gene encoding RAB5A, member RAS oncogene family, b: MASRGGATRPNGPNAGNKICQFKLVLLGESAVGKSSLVLRFVKGQFHEFQESTIGAAFLTQTVCLDDTTVKFEIWDTAGQERYHSLAPMYYRGAQAAIVVYDITNEESFVRAKNWVKELQRQASPNIVIALAGNKADLANKRALDFQDAQSYADDNSLLFMETSAKTSMNVNEIFMAIAKKLPKNEPQATGTSSGRNRGVDLTETAQPTSRPCCSN; the protein is encoded by the exons ATGGCAAGTAGAGGCGGAGCTACACGACCCAATGGGCCGAACGCAGGCAACAAGATCTGCCAGTTCAAACTTGTGCTTTTAGGAGAATCGGCCGTGGGGAAGTCGAGTCTCGTACTTCGTTTCGTTAAGGGACAGTTTCACGAATTCCAAGAGAGCACAATCGGAG CTGCCTTTCTGACTCAGACGGTATGTTTGGACGACACAACAGTCAAGTTTGAAATCTGGGACACAGCTGGTCAGGAGCGCTACCACAGTCTGGCTCCCATGTACTACAGAGGTGCCCAGGCAGCCATTGTGGTGTATGATATCACAAATGAG GAGTCATTTGTACGGGCGAAGAACTGGGTTAAAGAGCTTCAGAGACAAGCCAGTCCAAATATTGTAATAGCTCTGGCTGGGAACAAGGCTGATCTCGCAAACAAGAGAGCACTGGACTTCCAG GATGCACAGTCGTACGCAGATGATAACAGCTTGCTTTTTATGGAAACATCAGCGAAGACCTCTATGAACGTGAACGAGATATTCATGGCCATTG CAAAGAAGCTACCCAAGAACGAGCCTCAAGCGACCGGCACCAGCAGCGGGCGGAACCGGGGAGTGGACCTGACAGAGACGGCTCAGCCCACCAGCCGCCCCTGCTGCAGTAACTAA